atccacaagcaaacatgtccgaaaaacacttcatagacaaagcaaattacaaacagactttacaagctctgaacagtggcataacaaagggtaaaatggtccattacagaccgaaaagctctcgcacgtgtccacatgatacaacctttatttacaagcctaaagaggccaccaacccaactaacatgggactatttagccttcggccgcccctctacctactgtacaaggcatgaacatgccaaaagacaacggacagacataagcattacatccaacatcttgtttagaagtttgtccgttacaagtcGTCGGTACGGTATTTACTGAATCATATTGATATACCAACACACGGTATGGTGGGATGCACTGACAAACAGTTATGTATCGCTTGTACTGGTCGTTTGTTGGACTAGTATATACTGTCCATACCAGGCGGTATGCTATGGTATGACAAACCTTGCTTTAATATGCCAATTAGTAAATCTAATACATGTGTTGAGTTAGGTTAATTTCTTGCTTCCAATTACTTAAATTTCCATTATCTTTGTGAACATATGTCTATTTGGAACTAATTATGTTGACATCTATGAAATTATCATTCGTGACATAGACAGCGAAGACTGTTCACCAGATTGAATTCTTTAACAAAAAAGAAGTATCAGAATAGCATACCCATAGTCATATCTCTCCTAAGTTTATCAATCAATGCTATTCTGGATTGCTCGAGGCCCTGAATAGCTTTAAAACGCCTTTAAACTTGACTGCAATTTTTTCACTCTGCTACATATCCAGGGGTTATTCCATATACACTTCTTCCTAATCACCACAAAGAACTGCATTTCTTATACAAACAACAACAAGCCATGATGCCCCAACTATTTAGGgtcagctacatggatcttttctgCCATTAAACTCTGTACAAAGCAATAAAATAAATGAACTTCTAATCTGGCTGGAGAAAAGGCTCATCTTGATTTTACAGTTAAATAGATCAAAACACaaagtaaacttaaaaaaaaatcaagcacaaAATACCTCAAACTAATCCATACTACAAGTTTGGTTGCAACTCCTTTGCCACCAACCTAGCCCTCAATCTTTGTATAATATTGTGAGGATAATACTTAATAAAAAAAACCAACAATAGTTAAATAGTTATTTATCAATAGGTAAACTAGTAGCACCCATAGTTTGTTTCTGACCAGGATGTATTAGAGACTCATACTGTTAGAGACACTgaagctaaaaagaaaaacaaaggaaCAAGTAGCTAAAACTAAATGTAAGAAACAAAAGGACTAATAGGATAGGTCCTTCGATGCAAGaactgatatctttataaaagcAATGGGAGGAATAAGAGTTGACCAGTTCCACCTcctgaaaatgattttaaaaaaattctcatgtACTTGAGCACTTAAACCTTCTAAAAGAGTTGTTTTATGGAAGACTTAAGTTGCTGCAGTATGGATTATTTCAACTGGCATGAGGATTTAACTATTTTAGATGACAAGATTTCTCTTGTTCTTTATGAGCTGTATCGGATAAGAATTTGCTAAATTCATGTAGGTTTGTCACCTCAGTATTAGGTAACTTATTCTTGATCTAACCTAGAGCATTTTGAGAGCTAATAGTAGATAGACATTATGGTGATGGCAGCTGTAAGGAAATTTAAACAAGAAATGCTTGGTTCAACATGCTGTCACTCTGGCAATGAAAACCAGAGCATCATGCTGCATTATCAACTTGATAGCTAGTTTTTTCAAACTGCAACAAATTGCTTCAGGATTGTACAGTTCATGCTGACTGGAACAAATAAATCTATTACCTAGGTGCCATGTTGATGCACACCTTTTTTCTTTCAATCTTCAAGTTGGCAGTGACCTTTTCTTCTGTTAACTGTTAGTATTTTTTCTTCCTATAGCCCCACTTGTGTCCTTAAAACCAATTTTGAATGTGAGAGCTGTGTTCTGGTTGGTAACAATGCTGAATTGGTTTAATATGATAGTTCCAGTACCAATGTCTGACTATCTATGTATGATCTTAAAGTAAGTTTTAAATCATCAGTCCTTGGCTGGCCAATGTATAAAAAGCATGCTACACTTACATGTATCTCAGCACCGATGTCCAACTATGTATGCATGATCTTAAATTAAGTTTTAAATCATTAGTCATCAgctggaaaataaaaaataataatttattctaaCAGAAATCAGATCATGGAGTAATGCTTGGAAATGATTAGCAAGAACAAAGGtctgttttatttattttcttttggaaAATTTTGAATGAGATGTACCTAGACAAAATCTATTATATACACCAAAAGAAACTATAACATATGAGAACTATTTGATCATAAGAATTATTTTTCCTTAAATTGTGATTTTATTGGTGACTTCATCCTGTGTTTGCAGATTATCCGAAGAGGTTATTGAAATGGAGCAGGAGTTGATGGAACTACAAAAGCACGTTTCTGCTCAAGGAATCCTTGTACAGGATCTTATGAGTGGTGTTTGTCGAGAATTAGAAGTATGGAACAAATGTAATGGTGAAGAACCTGATTCTGAGGAAGAGCTTACTGAAATCAATCGGTTGCTGCATAATGATCTGGAGGATCCCAAGATCAGCTTTCTGGATACCATAGATGTCCTTTTGGCAGAGCATAAAGTAGAAGAAGCACTGTTAGCTATAATAACAGAGGAAAGTAACTCACCAGAGCTGCATGACTTGGAGGGGAATCCATCTGCTGATGGCTCCTCATATAGGTTAGCATTTCTTAAAAAGAAGGAAATGCTTGTTGATCAAATCGTACGGATTGCTGAGCAACCATATATATGCACTGCTGAACTGAGGAAAGCTGTGTCTGGCTTAGCTAAACTAGGGAAAAGTTCTCTGGCACTTAAATTAATGCTGAATGCATATGATTCCCGTCTTCAGAAAAACATTGAGGCTTTTCTTCCGTCATGTTCCATTTACTCAGAGACATACACTGCAATTCTTTCTCAGCTTGTTTTCTCAACAATATCAGTGGCAACAAAAGAATCCACCTTAATAGTTGGAGACATGTCTACCTATATGAACCGAATTGTGCAATGGGCTGAGGATGAAATAGAGTCTTTTGTCCATTTGGTGAAAGAAAACTCCCCGTCACCTGAAACTGCTGCTGCCCTTCGTTCTGCCAGTGTTTGTAGTCAAGCTAGTCTTAGTCACTGTTCACTTCTGGAGTCACAAGGATTAAAATTCTCGAAGTTGATTATGGTACTCTTGCATCCTTATATAGATGAGGTTCTTGATATGAATTTTAGGCGAGCCAGAAGAAGGATTATTGACTTGACAAGGAATGAGAATGTTGCACTTATGTCTTCTCAGTTAGATTCACTACTTTCTGTCACTACACCATCAAATATCATATTTTCAAGCATTGGGAAGAAGTTCATGTCTATAGTAGAAGTAAGCACTATTTTTTTGCATATCTGAAATGTTTACTTCTATTGTGAGGCACCAACCAAGAGTTGGATTTTGCTGCTTATAACCATGTGTCTTGATTTCTGGAAACTCAAGTTTTGCTTTGATATAAGACCTGTGCTATATGCATAAGCTTTTAAGTACCTATCTTTGGTGATGAAGCTGGGATATCTGGATAGAGAGGGCACCcggatattaaaatattttactgaaAATTTTGTCTAACTGTGTTTTTCTTGCATGTGATTTTACCCCTTTTCAGATGAATCTAGAGTATGATATTCATGTCACCTATGGATTGGTTTAtatattcaaaaagaaaaaggaaaatgcacAAGGTTATCTACACATGGCTAGTACATTTTGAATATTTTCAATTACTTTTTCTAGGAGAGGAGCTCCATTCTGTTTTAAGACtatgatattatattttgtgAAATAAGGTAGAACCTTTGCACTGTGCATGAGAGAAGTTACAATGGCAAGGGGTTGTAGCCCCATGGTGGTTCCCCTTGGCTCCACCACTATTTGCATTTATTTTCATATCAAATGGACTTCATCTTGTTATGCATATTTAATGAAGCTTATGAtgttccttttttcttttccattttctTTTGGATGGATAATTTTCAAGAAATAGATGCAATTTCTTTTAAATTTCGTGGTAATTTGCAATAATTGTAAGTAAGTGTCACATATTTGTTTTAGTATGGTGTATTATAGAAAAAATACTATAAGTGCTCAAAAAAGGGTAATGAAAAAGGAAATGAACTGGCCAGAAGAGATTGGCTTCTGATATAACTCTTTTGTATATTTAGTTGCTACAGTTTGGAGGATTATTTTTATAGAAGCAATACTGAGCATGATTTGATAAAAAGTTTACAAGGACTGACCAAACCTCTCTTATTGAACAGATCTCTCAGTGAAGGAATAGGCAAATTGGGAGGAAAAACCAACTTTCTTGGACCTAAGTTATTGTAATTTTTTCCTGAAAATTTTCTAGTGGCTTGCATCCCGATTCAATAATCTCTTGTAGTTGATCTTAGTTTATAGATGCCATGGAAACCAGTTCATAGTAGTTCGAAATTTCTCGTAATCTTCTAAAGTCAATGTCCATTGAGTAGTCTTAGTTCATAGAGCAAATATATGGCCAATCACTTGCTCAGCCAAAGTGGATGGACAGTAGCTATTAAGTCTTTTTCCTGAGAATATGCTTAGTAGTTTGATGGTTTAGTTGAAATATTAATTCAGCCTAGCAAATGGTGTCCAGGCCCAACTGATGTGACATCCTAATGAGTCCACATCAAGAGATTTTAGCAAATTGGTTCATAAGTAATAAGTATATGCCTACCGCTAATAACTTAGGTTTTAGCTTTCTGGACTGTATAGTTAAGCTGCATTAAATTATATTGGCTAGTGGTACTATGATAGTATCAGATTGTTCTAGTTGTGCTAGAGTAACTCTATGTGAGCTATCCATCTGGAACTAACATGAGTGGTGGCAGGAGTTGTCTTTTACACATTGCGATGAATGTTTCCTCAGGCTGGATCCCCATTGGAATACAAATTATATGCTATATCATATGCGATGACTCTTGGATCTTGACAATTTTGAGGCAGTTAGACTATGATACCCTACAGCCCCACATTGGGAGATGATGATGGATCTGACAATTGGTATATGATTTAATGGGCTTGCAGCTTGCTCCTAGTAACTTGTGCTTGGACTTTTTTGGGCCATTTGGTTAAAGCTTGTTCTGCGCATGTTTGTAGGCTTTTTGGGTTGTTGCTCTccaattccttttctttatgtAATTGCTGTATAAATCCAATGATTTCTGCTTGAGAATCAATTTGAAGTTCCTCACACATGATAGCCATGATGGCACTCTTTCTCCCTTGCTCTGTGTCAGTCAGACAGCGTATCCATGTGTTGAGGGCTGGCATGGAATCTCCACTCTTTTTATTGTTTACCTGACAATCATATTATTCGCTTTAAAGACTATAGCATTGTTGGTCAATTTGAACTTTGAAGCTTGCCATGATCTGATTCAGATAGATGTGTGTAATTTGTAGTTATTTTTCGTGATCTATTATCACGAATCTTGGTTAGTTATATCAGTAAGAAGTAACTAGATCTATATT
This DNA window, taken from Musa acuminata AAA Group cultivar baxijiao chromosome BXJ3-7, Cavendish_Baxijiao_AAA, whole genome shotgun sequence, encodes the following:
- the LOC135643494 gene encoding exocyst complex component EXO84C-like isoform X1, whose translation is MESSEDDDDFPTHEWITPQSSINSIYQSHTEKGIRKVCSELLELKDAVENLSGNMQSKYLAFLRLSEEVIEMEQELMELQKHVSAQGILVQDLMSGVCRELEVWNKCNGEEPDSEEELTEINRLLHNDLEDPKISFLDTIDVLLAEHKVEEALLAIITEESNSPELHDLEGNPSADGSSYRLAFLKKKEMLVDQIVRIAEQPYICTAELRKAVSGLAKLGKSSLALKLMLNAYDSRLQKNIEAFLPSCSIYSETYTAILSQLVFSTISVATKESTLIVGDMSTYMNRIVQWAEDEIESFVHLVKENSPSPETAAALRSASVCSQASLSHCSLLESQGLKFSKLIMVLLHPYIDEVLDMNFRRARRRIIDLTRNENVALMSSQLDSLLSVTTPSNIIFSSIGKKFMSIVEDILDKLTPMVVLHFGRTILSKLLQLFDKYVELLIKALPGPSEDDNLIEQRESEDYRAETDAEQLGLLGTAYTVALELLPMAVSKIITPQIENKEVGGGSSESISIVAVSSVEYKDWRRQLQHSLEKLRDHFCRQYVLTFIYSREGKARLDARMYLEGKGDDLFWDSDPLPSLPFQALFARLQQLASVAGDVLLGKEKIQKILLSRLTETVVMWLSEEQEFWDVFKDDSAQLQPLGLQQLKLRFVGDTHPETSISLSQLL